The Ornithorhynchus anatinus isolate Pmale09 chromosome 1, mOrnAna1.pri.v4, whole genome shotgun sequence genome includes a window with the following:
- the LOC100078209 gene encoding LOW QUALITY PROTEIN: N-myc-interactor-like (The sequence of the model RefSeq protein was modified relative to this genomic sequence to represent the inferred CDS: deleted 1 base in 1 codon; substituted 1 base at 1 genomic stop codon), with the protein MKFTSFEVSEDDKRVLDISCLFQVTAQIPXELEEGQAFITFEVEEVAQNVIKKGKHLVNLEDGKVELEAKPMPLKTGVTFQFHVTVSQKKINVSNIPEELPREQMSDKLELSFCKSHEGGGEVESVDYDPRAQTAIIMFLEAGVAENILRNKVYPLKTNENCYDVTVSPYTETHLEKFQVFEGISRRTILLTGLKDIQEEEEDLEDLVHIHFQKDRNGGGEVEVVKCALKQPLTVYFEEDKLESV; encoded by the exons atGAAGTTTACATCATTTGAGGTCTCCGAGGATGACAAAAGGGTTTTAGATATTTCCTGCTTGTTCCAAGTGACAGCCCAGATTCCATAGGAACTGGAGGAAGGGCAAGCATTCATCACTTTTGAGGTGGAAGAAGTTGCCCAAAATGTGATCAAAAAGGGAAAACATCTCGTGAACTTGGAGGATGGAAAGGTAGAACTGGAGGCTAAGCCTATGCCACTCAAAACAGGTGTCACCTTTCAGTTCCACGTAACAGTTTCTCAAAAGAAGATCAACGTTTCCAACATTCCCGAGGAGTTACCCAGAGAGCAGATGAGCGACAAACTAGAACTGAGCTTCTGTAAATCCCATGAGGGCGGGGGCGAGGTCGAAAGTGTGGATTACGATCCCCGGGCGCAAACTGCCATCATTAtgttcctggaggcaggagttgCTGAAAATATTTTGAGAAATAAAGTATACCCtctcaaaacaaatgaaaactgCTATGACGTTACTGTTTCTCCATATACAGAAACACATTTGGAAAAGTTTCAGGTT TTTGAAGGGATTTCCAGGAGAACTATCCTTCTGACTGGTCTGAAAGAcatccaggaggaagaagaagacttGGAGGATCTGGTTCATATTCACTTTCAAAAGGATAGAAACGGGGGAGGCGAGGTAGAGGTTGTCAAGTGTGCCCTGAAGCAGCCTCTGACTGTCTATTTTGAGGAAGATAAATTGGAGAGTGTGTGA